The Nocardioides panzhihuensis genome has a segment encoding these proteins:
- a CDS encoding LysR family transcriptional regulator: MIDPRLHVLRVVAERGTVSAAAADLGYTPSAISHQLRTLARDVGATLLVPEGRGVRLTGAALTLLERTHDLFTQWEEIRADVQQASGTSRGYLRMAGFSTAASALLPPVAVAVSQAFPQSTIRIIEADPDVCFDMLLADHVDVAVVVSMSELPPTADPRFEQERLMEDALDLLVPADSPLATRSRVRLADAAEEHWIMEHPGRPYHQLVTAACAAAGFTPEHAHEVVEWDTGAALVTAGLGVALVPRLARIPHSDGLVRIPLRGEASPVRHVRTSVRSGTSRQPEIACALAELRRVATSLAGAGAG; this comes from the coding sequence ATGATCGACCCGCGGCTCCACGTGCTCAGGGTGGTCGCCGAGCGCGGCACCGTCTCGGCCGCCGCCGCCGACCTCGGGTACACCCCTTCGGCCATCTCCCACCAGCTCCGCACGCTCGCCCGCGACGTGGGCGCGACGCTGCTGGTGCCGGAGGGTCGCGGCGTACGTCTCACCGGGGCCGCCCTCACCCTGCTCGAGCGCACCCACGACCTGTTCACCCAGTGGGAGGAGATCCGCGCCGACGTCCAGCAGGCCTCGGGGACCTCCCGCGGCTACCTCCGGATGGCCGGGTTCTCGACGGCCGCATCGGCTCTGCTTCCCCCGGTCGCGGTGGCGGTCAGCCAGGCGTTCCCACAGTCCACGATCAGGATCATCGAGGCCGACCCGGACGTGTGCTTCGACATGCTTCTCGCCGACCACGTCGACGTCGCCGTGGTGGTCAGCATGTCCGAGCTCCCGCCGACCGCCGACCCGCGCTTCGAGCAGGAGCGGCTGATGGAGGACGCGCTCGACCTCCTGGTCCCCGCCGACAGCCCCCTCGCCACACGCTCCCGGGTCAGGCTCGCCGACGCCGCCGAGGAGCACTGGATCATGGAGCACCCCGGCCGTCCCTACCACCAGCTCGTGACCGCCGCCTGTGCCGCGGCCGGCTTCACCCCCGAGCACGCCCACGAGGTCGTCGAGTGGGACACCGGCGCCGCCCTGGTCACTGCTGGCTTGGGCGTCGCCTTGGTGCCCCGCCTGGCCCGGATTCCCCACTCGGACGGCCTGGTCCGGATCCCGCTGCGCGGCGAGGCCAGCCCCGTCCGGCACGTCCGGACCAGCGTACGCAGCGGCACCTCGCGCCAGCCCGAGATCGCCTGCGCCCTCGCCGAGCTCAGAAGGGTCGCCACCTCCCTCGCCGGGGCGGGCGCCGGTTAG
- a CDS encoding carbohydrate kinase family protein, producing the protein MSSTPQVVVCGPTSWNHLIALDRLPEPVPHMQFARRSWHTVGGTSAGKALHLAGLGVDVRLWAQLGGDEDGARLQERLRGTGVVVEAIASEQTERHINLMADGGGRVSLYVSTPSTPSVDAVEAAVSAIAAADLAVVDLSELGRLVLGAMSTPRTPLWMDLHDYDGVATFREPFLRAAESVFMNDDGTDDPWRLMASCLDRGPRLAVCTLGAKGAIALEADGSRHEVAAVPATVVDTNGAGDAFMAGFLAARLRTEPVAVALRAAAEQARVAIETEHLHPALV; encoded by the coding sequence ATGTCTTCGACTCCGCAGGTCGTGGTGTGCGGTCCCACGTCCTGGAACCACTTGATCGCCCTGGACCGTCTGCCGGAGCCGGTGCCTCACATGCAGTTCGCGCGCCGGTCCTGGCACACGGTCGGGGGCACCTCCGCAGGAAAGGCGCTCCATCTCGCCGGGCTCGGCGTCGACGTACGTCTGTGGGCCCAGCTCGGCGGCGACGAGGACGGCGCGCGGCTGCAGGAGCGGCTGCGCGGGACCGGTGTCGTCGTCGAGGCGATCGCCAGCGAGCAGACCGAGCGGCACATCAACCTCATGGCCGACGGGGGAGGCCGGGTCTCGTTGTACGTCTCCACCCCGTCGACCCCGAGCGTCGACGCGGTCGAGGCGGCGGTGAGCGCGATCGCTGCCGCGGATCTCGCGGTGGTCGATCTGAGCGAGCTGGGGCGGCTGGTGCTCGGGGCGATGTCGACGCCGCGGACACCTCTGTGGATGGACCTGCACGACTACGACGGCGTCGCCACCTTCCGCGAGCCCTTCCTGCGCGCCGCCGAAAGCGTGTTCATGAACGACGACGGCACCGATGACCCGTGGCGACTGATGGCCTCGTGTCTCGATCGCGGCCCCCGCCTCGCGGTCTGCACCCTGGGTGCGAAGGGTGCGATCGCGCTGGAGGCGGATGGGTCCCGGCACGAGGTGGCTGCGGTGCCCGCCACCGTCGTCGACACCAACGGAGCCGGCGACGCGTTCATGGCGGGCTTCCTGGCCGCGAGGCTGCGTACGGAGCCGGTCGCCGTCGCCCTACGGGCTGCGGCAGAGCAGGCCCGGGTCGCGATCGAGACCGAGCACCTCCACCCGGCGCTCGTCTGA
- a CDS encoding hybrid-cluster NAD(P)-dependent oxidoreductase: MTEMEQMTEPWPVDAAPLPTSALYAVPSPLGAGILPEERPFEGELWCRRVRRVTHDVVEVTLAPVNGEEFAFAPGQYLTLRATIEGEQVERCYTISSPPTRPHLLTITVKRVPDGPMSGWLHDRLAVGDRLWASGPMGGFSVREHPSSSYLLLSGGSGITPTLSTLRTLADLAESADVVVVHHARTPADLIERAELEALASTHGGTSVVWVVDQPDASWHGPTGLMSPEQLADLVSDLGEREVFCCGPAGYMGAARAAFETLGGEPAQWHEESFVLAEPPPASEEPAAERAVGAAYQVRLQRSGRDLECAPDETVLDAVKAAGVRLPSSCTQGMCGTCKSTLLSGEVDMNHAGGIRPREVAAGKFLPCCSKPLGDLVIDI; encoded by the coding sequence ATGACAGAGATGGAGCAGATGACCGAGCCGTGGCCTGTTGACGCGGCGCCGCTGCCGACGTCGGCGCTCTATGCCGTCCCGTCCCCGCTGGGAGCCGGGATCCTGCCCGAGGAGCGGCCGTTCGAGGGTGAGCTGTGGTGCCGTCGGGTGCGCAGGGTGACCCACGACGTGGTCGAGGTGACCCTGGCGCCGGTGAACGGCGAGGAGTTCGCCTTCGCGCCCGGGCAGTATCTGACGCTGCGCGCCACGATCGAGGGTGAGCAGGTCGAGCGGTGCTACACGATCTCATCGCCGCCGACCCGGCCGCACCTGCTCACCATCACCGTCAAGCGCGTCCCCGACGGGCCGATGTCCGGCTGGCTCCACGACCGGCTGGCGGTCGGCGACCGGCTGTGGGCGAGCGGGCCGATGGGCGGGTTCTCGGTCCGGGAGCACCCCTCGTCGTCCTACCTGCTGCTCTCGGGCGGCAGCGGCATCACGCCGACCCTCTCGACGCTGCGGACGCTGGCCGATCTCGCCGAGTCCGCCGACGTCGTGGTCGTCCACCATGCCCGTACGCCGGCCGATCTCATCGAGCGCGCCGAGCTCGAGGCGCTGGCTTCGACCCATGGCGGGACCAGCGTCGTGTGGGTCGTCGACCAGCCGGATGCGTCCTGGCACGGGCCGACCGGGCTGATGAGCCCCGAACAGCTCGCCGACCTGGTGTCTGACCTGGGCGAACGCGAGGTCTTCTGCTGCGGTCCGGCGGGCTACATGGGCGCCGCGCGGGCGGCGTTCGAGACGCTGGGCGGCGAGCCGGCACAGTGGCACGAGGAGAGCTTCGTCCTCGCCGAGCCGCCTCCCGCGAGCGAGGAGCCGGCCGCGGAGCGGGCGGTCGGGGCTGCGTACCAGGTCCGGCTGCAGCGCAGCGGCCGCGACCTCGAGTGCGCTCCCGACGAGACTGTTCTGGATGCGGTGAAGGCCGCCGGTGTACGCCTGCCGTCATCGTGTACGCAGGGGATGTGCGGCACCTGCAAGTCGACCCTCCTCTCCGGCGAGGTCGACATGAACCACGCGGGCGGCATCCGACCGCGCGAGGTGGCCGCCGGCAAGTTCCTGCCATGCTGTTCGAAGCCGCTGGGAGACCTTGTCATCGACATCTGA
- a CDS encoding DUF5829 family protein gives MRTQWRISGFIAAATAALVIASGAAAPAQAEEQERQDPLLAFNHAWAMVDRETADAIEHSEYLGRFADRRINTGNDGSQTWTGRYLLGKETYLEFFGPGDAPDAVAGDTGLAVSADKDGDLATASANLHDLGVDPVEFTQVTDLGDGEPIPWFDVTYPTATYDTFFSWAMEYRDEFLEDPRLSFPPAAYEGDVSRDRYNRDRYLDHQMRDVIGIQIATTEADIEKMVPLWRAAGITIRVLKSGGVLAFDGMTTIRLLPVPAEEAGVRHIVLALNEPAEEPHTETIGSSTLHVGPGAYALWTFDPIEATPATRSNGSGEPLHPAFGG, from the coding sequence ATGCGGACTCAATGGAGAATCTCGGGCTTCATCGCGGCTGCGACCGCCGCACTCGTCATCGCTTCGGGGGCAGCGGCCCCTGCCCAAGCCGAGGAGCAGGAGCGACAAGACCCGCTGCTGGCCTTCAACCACGCCTGGGCGATGGTCGACCGGGAGACGGCCGACGCGATCGAGCACTCGGAGTATCTCGGGAGGTTCGCCGACCGCCGGATCAACACCGGCAACGACGGCAGCCAGACCTGGACCGGTCGCTACCTGCTCGGCAAGGAGACCTACCTGGAGTTCTTCGGACCGGGCGACGCGCCCGATGCCGTCGCCGGTGACACCGGGCTCGCCGTCTCGGCGGACAAGGACGGCGACCTGGCGACGGCCTCCGCCAACCTGCACGACCTCGGCGTCGACCCGGTCGAGTTCACCCAGGTGACCGATCTCGGCGACGGCGAGCCGATCCCCTGGTTCGACGTCACCTACCCGACGGCCACCTACGACACCTTCTTCTCCTGGGCGATGGAGTATCGCGACGAGTTCCTCGAAGACCCGCGGCTCAGCTTCCCGCCGGCCGCCTACGAGGGTGACGTCAGCCGCGACCGCTACAACCGTGACCGCTACCTCGACCATCAGATGCGCGACGTCATCGGCATCCAGATCGCCACCACCGAAGCCGACATCGAGAAGATGGTGCCGCTGTGGCGGGCCGCCGGGATCACGATCCGCGTCCTGAAGAGCGGCGGCGTCCTCGCCTTCGACGGCATGACCACGATCCGTCTGCTCCCGGTGCCGGCCGAGGAGGCAGGCGTACGCCACATCGTCCTCGCTCTCAACGAGCCGGCCGAGGAGCCGCACACCGAGACGATCGGCAGCTCGACGCTGCATGTCGGCCCGGGGGCGTACGCGCTGTGGACCTTCGATCCGATCGAGGCCACCCCGGCGACTCGGTCCAACGGCTCCGGCGAGCCGCTGCACCCCGCCTTCGGGGGCTGA
- a CDS encoding LysE family translocator — protein sequence MTDVPTLSQFAAFALASVIFILIPGPSVLFALGRALTAGRREAVLAVGGNALGQFGQVLAVAVGLGALVAASATAFTVVKLVGAAYVIYLGVQAIRHRADARAALHGEDVAQTTAWGAIRTGLIVGATNPKTIVFHLAFLPQFIDASAPAVPQILLLGAIFSAMAFTCDSGWVFAASRAKAWFARKPKRLDSLGAGGGVVMIGLGATMATASHGA from the coding sequence ATGACTGACGTGCCGACCCTGAGCCAGTTCGCCGCCTTCGCGCTCGCATCCGTCATCTTCATCCTGATTCCCGGCCCGAGCGTGCTCTTCGCTCTCGGGCGCGCCCTCACCGCGGGCCGGCGCGAGGCGGTGCTCGCCGTGGGCGGCAACGCGCTGGGGCAGTTCGGTCAGGTCCTGGCGGTGGCCGTCGGGCTGGGCGCGCTGGTGGCGGCCTCCGCGACCGCGTTCACCGTCGTGAAGCTGGTCGGCGCGGCGTACGTCATCTATCTCGGCGTCCAGGCGATCCGCCACCGCGCTGACGCCCGGGCCGCCCTCCACGGCGAGGACGTCGCGCAGACGACCGCCTGGGGAGCGATCCGCACCGGGCTCATCGTCGGGGCGACCAACCCGAAGACGATCGTCTTCCACCTGGCCTTCCTGCCTCAGTTCATCGACGCCTCGGCACCGGCGGTCCCTCAGATCCTTCTGCTCGGCGCGATCTTCTCGGCGATGGCCTTCACCTGCGACTCCGGCTGGGTCTTCGCCGCCAGCCGCGCGAAGGCCTGGTTCGCCCGCAAGCCCAAGCGCCTCGACAGCCTCGGCGCAGGCGGCGGTGTCGTCATGATCGGCCTCGGCGCCACCATGGCCACCGCGAGCCACGGCGCCTGA
- a CDS encoding FAD-dependent oxidoreductase, which translates to MSPSADPLLTSYQLRGLTLRNRVVSTSHEPAYTEDGMPKDRYRLYHLEKARGGVGLTMIGGSAVVSPDSPPAFGNMLLYRDEVVPWLRRLSDDVHEAGAAVMCQITHLGRRTSSYTGDWLPLVYPSRLREPQHRSFPKAAEAWDLDRIVGHYAEAAARCQAAGLDGIEVESYGHLFDAWVSPATNLRSDELGGDPEARLAFPLRVLGAIRAAVGPDFVVGLRMAMDEDLPSGLGLDDTEQVMRRYVDEGVDFLSVIKGGIDTDARLAAAIPSMGTPSAPFLDFVGEVRRRVDVPVMHAARINDVATARYAIREGLLDLVGMTRPQLADPHLVAKVARGEEDRIRPCVGASYCLDAIYESGDAKCIHNPATGREQSLPHLTPPAPRRRRAVVIGAGPAGLEAARVLGERGHAVTVLEAADRPGGQLLLASSTGRRRDLIGIVDWRVTEAKHSGVDFRLGIYADADLVRSLDPDIVVVATGGLPDRSCVPMGAELVNDTWDVLDGTLTAGNGSVLVYDDNGAEPALDAAEQLATLGGQVELVTPERMIGISVGSMNSPAYLGAFAAHDVTLTVARRLAAVRRAPAGSDHRLIATLISEYAEGAEVERHVDHVVVEHGTTPNDELYFDLVPGSINLGEVDQAALLSGTPQTASRNTAGSYQLFRVGDAVASRNVHAAVYDALRLCLTI; encoded by the coding sequence GTGTCCCCCAGCGCCGATCCCCTCCTGACGAGCTACCAGCTCCGCGGCCTCACGCTGCGCAACCGTGTGGTGAGCACCTCCCACGAGCCGGCGTACACCGAGGACGGCATGCCGAAGGACCGCTACCGCCTCTATCACTTGGAGAAGGCGCGCGGCGGGGTCGGGCTCACCATGATCGGCGGCTCCGCGGTGGTCTCGCCGGACAGCCCGCCGGCGTTCGGCAACATGCTGCTCTACCGCGACGAGGTCGTCCCTTGGTTGCGCCGGCTCTCCGACGACGTCCATGAGGCCGGCGCCGCGGTGATGTGCCAGATCACGCATCTGGGGCGACGTACGAGCAGCTACACCGGCGACTGGCTGCCGCTGGTCTACCCGTCGCGGCTGCGCGAGCCGCAGCACCGCTCGTTCCCGAAGGCCGCCGAGGCGTGGGACCTGGACCGGATCGTGGGCCACTACGCCGAGGCGGCCGCGCGGTGTCAGGCGGCTGGCCTCGACGGGATCGAGGTCGAGTCCTACGGCCACCTCTTCGACGCCTGGGTCTCGCCGGCCACCAACCTCCGCTCCGACGAGCTCGGCGGAGACCCGGAGGCGCGGCTGGCCTTTCCGCTGCGGGTCCTGGGTGCGATCCGGGCCGCCGTCGGCCCCGACTTCGTGGTCGGCCTCAGGATGGCGATGGACGAGGACCTGCCTTCCGGTCTCGGGCTGGACGACACCGAGCAGGTGATGCGCCGCTATGTCGACGAGGGCGTCGACTTCCTCTCCGTGATCAAGGGCGGCATCGACACCGACGCCCGCCTGGCCGCGGCGATCCCCTCGATGGGCACGCCATCGGCGCCGTTCCTCGACTTCGTCGGGGAGGTACGCCGCCGGGTCGATGTCCCGGTCATGCACGCCGCCCGGATCAACGACGTCGCGACCGCGCGCTACGCGATCCGGGAGGGGCTCCTCGATCTCGTCGGGATGACCAGGCCTCAGCTCGCCGACCCGCACCTGGTCGCCAAGGTCGCCCGCGGCGAGGAGGATCGGATCCGGCCGTGCGTGGGGGCGAGCTACTGCCTGGACGCGATCTATGAGTCCGGCGACGCCAAGTGCATCCACAACCCCGCGACCGGGCGTGAGCAGTCGCTGCCCCACCTCACGCCCCCAGCGCCCCGTCGTCGCCGGGCGGTGGTGATCGGTGCCGGCCCCGCCGGGCTCGAGGCCGCTCGCGTCCTCGGTGAGCGCGGCCACGCCGTCACCGTCCTCGAGGCCGCCGATCGACCAGGTGGTCAGCTCCTGCTGGCCTCCTCGACCGGACGCCGCCGCGACCTGATCGGCATCGTCGACTGGCGGGTCACCGAGGCGAAGCACAGCGGGGTCGACTTCCGGCTCGGCATCTACGCCGACGCCGACCTCGTCCGCAGCCTCGACCCGGACATCGTGGTCGTGGCCACCGGCGGCCTCCCCGACCGCTCGTGCGTCCCGATGGGAGCCGAGCTGGTCAACGACACCTGGGACGTGCTCGACGGGACGCTGACCGCCGGGAACGGTTCGGTGCTCGTCTATGACGACAACGGCGCCGAGCCCGCGCTCGACGCGGCCGAGCAATTGGCGACCCTGGGCGGCCAGGTCGAGCTGGTCACCCCGGAGCGCATGATCGGCATCTCCGTCGGCTCGATGAACAGCCCGGCCTATCTCGGGGCCTTCGCCGCGCACGACGTCACTCTCACGGTGGCCCGTCGGCTGGCCGCGGTGCGCCGCGCGCCCGCGGGCTCCGATCACCGGCTGATCGCCACCCTCATCAGCGAGTACGCAGAAGGCGCCGAGGTCGAGAGGCATGTCGACCATGTCGTGGTCGAGCACGGCACCACCCCCAACGACGAGCTCTACTTCGACCTCGTCCCCGGATCGATCAACCTCGGTGAGGTCGACCAGGCGGCACTCCTGTCCGGCACGCCGCAGACGGCGTCCCGCAACACGGCGGGCAGCTACCAGCTGTTCCGGGTCGGCGACGCCGTCGCCAGCCGGAACGTCCATGCCGCGGTCTACGACGCCCTGCGGCTGTGCTTGACCATCTAG
- a CDS encoding IclR family transcriptional regulator, whose amino-acid sequence MAGNSRQAGTSVTSRALAILGAFDEQHRAMSLSDIAERSEIPLATTHRLLGELSRWGALDRLPTGEYVIGRKIWDIGHLAPAETGLRQVAEPFLHDLYGATRATVHLAVREGTEVVYLDRLRGNQSVPVVSKVGGRLPLHATGVGKVLLAHAPGEVQDTVLAGLTRITSYTITQPGTLRRQLRQVLEKGYATTREEMTLGACSIAVPIYQGDQVVASLGLVVASLKGSEQRLYGALRVAAQSIGRRL is encoded by the coding sequence ATGGCAGGGAACAGTCGGCAGGCCGGCACGAGCGTGACCAGCCGGGCGCTGGCGATCCTGGGCGCGTTCGACGAGCAGCACCGGGCGATGTCGCTCAGCGACATCGCCGAGCGCTCGGAGATTCCGCTCGCCACGACTCATCGCCTTCTGGGCGAGCTCTCCCGGTGGGGCGCCCTGGATCGGCTGCCGACCGGCGAGTACGTCATCGGCCGCAAGATCTGGGACATCGGCCACCTGGCACCTGCCGAGACCGGACTGCGCCAGGTCGCCGAGCCGTTCCTCCACGACCTCTACGGGGCGACCCGCGCCACCGTGCATCTCGCCGTACGCGAAGGGACCGAGGTGGTCTACCTCGACCGGCTGCGCGGCAACCAGTCCGTCCCGGTCGTGAGCAAGGTCGGCGGACGCCTTCCGCTGCACGCCACCGGCGTCGGCAAGGTCCTCCTCGCCCACGCCCCGGGCGAGGTCCAGGACACCGTGCTGGCCGGGCTCACCCGGATCACGTCCTACACGATCACCCAGCCCGGCACCCTCCGTCGGCAGCTGCGACAGGTGCTCGAGAAGGGCTATGCCACGACCCGTGAGGAGATGACCCTCGGCGCCTGCTCCATCGCCGTACCCATCTATCAGGGCGACCAGGTGGTCGCATCCCTCGGCCTGGTGGTCGCCTCGCTCAAGGGGAGCGAACAGCGGTTGTACGGCGCGCTCCGCGTCGCCGCCCAGTCGATCGGGCGCCGACTGTAA
- a CDS encoding MFS transporter: MTRMMTGYHVGAVLTALLALWVIPKLGWEAMFVIGGVAGLLTVPVMWAKLPESQAYLETVGAEKVRPSEVVRGRLLWVSLGLWAASFCGLLLVYGLNTWLPTIMGEAGYSLDAGLGLLLTLNVGAVIGLVLAGLISDARGNKPTVVTWFGVAAVMLALLSIKMENSFLVYGAVLAAGIFVFSAQVLVYAFVSHLYPARTRGTALGMSAGIGRVGAIVGPFLGGALLTAGIAYPWGFYAFAGAAVIAMLALLTVPAHPES, from the coding sequence ATGACCCGGATGATGACCGGCTATCACGTGGGCGCCGTGCTCACCGCCCTGCTTGCTCTGTGGGTGATCCCGAAGCTGGGTTGGGAGGCGATGTTCGTGATCGGCGGTGTCGCGGGGCTGCTGACGGTGCCGGTGATGTGGGCGAAGCTCCCGGAGTCGCAGGCCTACCTGGAGACGGTCGGGGCCGAGAAGGTACGCCCCTCCGAGGTCGTTCGCGGCCGCCTGCTGTGGGTCAGCCTGGGACTGTGGGCAGCGTCGTTCTGCGGGCTCCTGCTGGTCTACGGCCTGAACACCTGGCTGCCCACGATCATGGGCGAGGCTGGCTACTCCCTCGACGCCGGGCTCGGCCTGCTCCTCACCCTCAACGTCGGCGCCGTGATCGGCCTGGTCCTCGCCGGCCTGATCTCCGATGCCAGGGGCAACAAGCCGACCGTCGTGACCTGGTTCGGCGTCGCCGCGGTGATGCTGGCCCTGCTGTCGATCAAGATGGAGAACAGCTTCCTGGTCTACGGCGCGGTGCTCGCCGCCGGAATCTTCGTCTTCAGCGCGCAGGTGCTGGTCTACGCGTTCGTCAGCCACCTCTATCCCGCCAGGACCCGCGGCACCGCGCTCGGCATGTCCGCCGGCATCGGCCGGGTCGGCGCCATCGTCGGGCCGTTCCTCGGCGGCGCGCTCCTGACCGCCGGCATCGCCTACCCGTGGGGCTTCTACGCCTTCGCCGGAGCCGCCGTCATCGCCATGCTGGCCCTGCTGACGGTGCCGGCGCACCCCGAAAGCTAG
- a CDS encoding TetR family transcriptional regulator, with translation MSGSTRLPAAQRREMLVAAGVAIARIEGGRAVTLARVAEACGVSKPIAYRLFDSLADLLTQMERQIVTGYETVVLDALEDARRAGASPTELLAVLARTYVGHSLDAGAVYDTVSAARAATEEVEDHFFEVPEAFSWVCREMFGAPAGEEIALLAMFQGAADSLVTAIQAGVIEQGAAVDHLVTLFSPLVPAEARS, from the coding sequence GTGAGTGGCTCGACGCGCCTGCCTGCCGCGCAACGGCGAGAGATGCTGGTGGCAGCAGGTGTGGCGATCGCCCGTATCGAAGGCGGGCGAGCCGTCACGCTCGCCCGGGTGGCCGAGGCCTGCGGGGTCTCCAAGCCGATCGCCTACCGCCTCTTCGACTCCCTCGCCGACCTGCTGACCCAGATGGAACGGCAGATCGTGACCGGCTACGAGACGGTCGTGCTCGACGCGCTCGAAGACGCGCGACGGGCCGGGGCGTCCCCGACCGAGCTGTTGGCGGTCTTGGCGCGGACCTATGTCGGCCACAGCCTGGATGCGGGCGCGGTCTACGACACGGTCTCCGCGGCCCGCGCCGCTACCGAGGAGGTCGAGGACCACTTCTTCGAGGTGCCCGAGGCGTTCTCCTGGGTCTGCCGGGAGATGTTCGGCGCACCGGCGGGTGAGGAGATCGCGTTGCTGGCGATGTTCCAGGGCGCAGCCGACAGCCTCGTCACCGCCATTCAGGCCGGCGTGATCGAGCAGGGCGCCGCCGTCGACCATCTGGTGACGCTCTTCTCCCCGCTCGTGCCGGCCGAGGCACGCTCGTGA
- a CDS encoding CPBP family intramembrane glutamic endopeptidase produces MTTTTQTTPAPARVATALTVWFAGSAIGAGALLAVQPMTGLDPELFVLVMLAPAIGAATAWPLIRGREPWSIPRVSSQRLATSLLVALAVVAAYFVVVSVARGSAPNVPSQIGGAPVVVFVLLQALGALTEEIGFRGVLLQGLQRWLSRPVSGVITGVLFGLWHVQYYTLPPLQLAAFILGAVALTLTMVYVMSGSFWQRMATCTLIHLGANLALAFVGDDTIQMTTFAAAIIAGGLVAALLEYARRR; encoded by the coding sequence ATGACGACGACCACGCAGACCACCCCCGCACCTGCACGTGTTGCGACCGCATTGACCGTCTGGTTCGCGGGGTCTGCCATCGGGGCGGGAGCGCTGCTGGCGGTTCAGCCGATGACCGGCCTGGACCCAGAGCTGTTCGTGCTGGTAATGCTGGCCCCGGCGATCGGCGCGGCTACCGCCTGGCCGCTCATTCGTGGCCGTGAGCCCTGGTCGATCCCCAGGGTCTCGTCGCAGAGGCTGGCAACCTCGCTCTTGGTGGCGCTGGCGGTGGTCGCGGCGTACTTCGTCGTCGTCTCGGTCGCCCGCGGAAGCGCTCCGAACGTGCCGTCACAGATCGGTGGAGCCCCGGTCGTCGTCTTCGTCCTCCTGCAGGCGCTCGGCGCCCTCACCGAGGAGATCGGGTTCCGGGGAGTGCTGCTCCAAGGTCTGCAGCGGTGGCTGTCTCGCCCGGTCTCCGGGGTCATCACCGGCGTGCTGTTCGGACTGTGGCACGTCCAGTACTACACGCTGCCCCCGCTCCAGCTCGCCGCGTTCATCCTCGGTGCGGTCGCGCTGACGTTGACGATGGTCTATGTCATGTCCGGCTCGTTCTGGCAGCGGATGGCGACCTGCACGCTCATCCATCTCGGCGCGAACCTGGCCCTGGCGTTCGTCGGCGACGACACGATCCAGATGACCACCTTCGCCGCAGCGATCATCGCGGGCGGCTTGGTCGCAGCACTCCTCGAGTACGCGCGCCGCCGTTAG